The Chroicocephalus ridibundus chromosome 2, bChrRid1.1, whole genome shotgun sequence genome includes a region encoding these proteins:
- the TAC1 gene encoding protachykinin-1 isoform X1, whose translation MRLPLAFAVLLLASAQALAEEMGATDDLSYWSDWSDGDQVKEELPLPLEHFLQRMARRPRPQQFFGLMGKRDAGYGQISHKRHKTDSFVGLMGKRSLNSGSAERSIAQNYERRRK comes from the exons ATGAGACTCCCGTTGGCTTTCGCCGTGCTCCTCCTGGCTTCGGCCCAGGCGCTGGCCGAGGAGATGGGCGCCACTGACGACCTCAGCTACTGGTCCGACTGGTCCGACGGCGACCAGGTGAAG GAGGAGCTGCCGCTGCCCCTGGAGCATTTCCTGCAGAGGATGGCCCGGAGACCCCGGCCCCAGCAGTTCTTCGGCCTCATGGGCAAGCGGGATGCcg GATATGGCCAGATCTCTCAcaaaa ggCATAAAACAGACTCCTTTGTTGGACTTATGGGCAAAAGATCTTTAAATTCTG GATCCGCCGAAAGGAGCATAGCACAGAATTACGAACGGAGGCGTAAATGA
- the TAC1 gene encoding protachykinin-1 isoform X2: MRLPLAFAVLLLASAQALAEEMGATDDLSYWSDWSDGDQVKEELPLPLEHFLQRMARRPRPQQFFGLMGKRDAGYGQISHKRSAERSIAQNYERRRK; this comes from the exons ATGAGACTCCCGTTGGCTTTCGCCGTGCTCCTCCTGGCTTCGGCCCAGGCGCTGGCCGAGGAGATGGGCGCCACTGACGACCTCAGCTACTGGTCCGACTGGTCCGACGGCGACCAGGTGAAG GAGGAGCTGCCGCTGCCCCTGGAGCATTTCCTGCAGAGGATGGCCCGGAGACCCCGGCCCCAGCAGTTCTTCGGCCTCATGGGCAAGCGGGATGCcg GATATGGCCAGATCTCTCAcaaaa GATCCGCCGAAAGGAGCATAGCACAGAATTACGAACGGAGGCGTAAATGA